From one Pedobacter faecalis genomic stretch:
- a CDS encoding response regulator, with the protein MASPDIFYVEDDQDFAFILEHAVKEVRDDLTVSVVEDGRDAIAQLEQFVLHRKRPKLILLDLNLPGLSGLDLLKRIKEIPFLRYTPVILFSTSDDPLDVRASYEFGANAYITKPSGYNNLISCVKSMHEFWFKQNRSIN; encoded by the coding sequence ATGGCTTCGCCGGATATATTTTATGTAGAGGATGACCAGGATTTTGCTTTTATCCTGGAGCACGCGGTTAAGGAAGTTCGGGACGACCTGACTGTAAGTGTTGTGGAAGACGGAAGGGACGCTATTGCGCAACTGGAGCAGTTTGTGCTGCACAGGAAGCGACCGAAGCTGATCTTGCTGGATTTGAACCTTCCGGGTTTATCGGGCCTGGACTTGCTGAAAAGGATCAAAGAGATCCCTTTTCTAAGGTACACGCCGGTTATCCTTTTTTCCACTTCAGACGACCCGCTCGATGTGAGGGCTTCGTACGAATTCGGGGCAAACGCTTATATTACCAAACCTTCGGGATATAACAACCTGATCTCCTGTGTTAAGTCTATGCATGAGTTTTGGTTTAAGCAAAACCGCTCGATCAATTAA
- a CDS encoding biliverdin-producing heme oxygenase, producing the protein MLQEKLKHDTLLQHERLESLMFVDNIMGKTLNPDQYKKILLTNYIAHKAYEEAIFGAIGPDLAARLDLNARRKLAALERDVEEAGLDEQLFKAELIVKGLKPLHFNEAAALGALYVMEGATLGGSVILKQLKLNPSFAGKGLNFYYYGVYGGALMANWKSFVDVLNAFPEGNEDEVVEGAKQMFDAISAIAEIAYI; encoded by the coding sequence ATGCTTCAGGAAAAATTAAAGCACGACACGCTGTTGCAGCATGAGCGACTGGAATCGCTGATGTTTGTAGACAACATCATGGGCAAAACGTTGAACCCTGATCAATACAAAAAAATATTACTAACAAATTACATAGCGCACAAAGCGTACGAAGAGGCTATTTTCGGTGCCATTGGCCCGGATTTAGCAGCTCGTCTGGATCTGAACGCGAGACGTAAGCTTGCTGCGCTGGAAAGGGATGTGGAAGAGGCTGGTTTGGACGAGCAGCTGTTTAAGGCTGAACTGATCGTAAAAGGCCTGAAGCCGCTTCATTTTAACGAGGCGGCCGCACTAGGTGCCTTATATGTGATGGAAGGTGCTACGCTGGGCGGAAGTGTGATATTAAAACAGCTGAAGCTTAATCCTTCATTTGCCGGCAAGGGTCTGAATTTTTATTATTACGGGGTGTATGGCGGGGCGCTGATGGCGAACTGGAAATCGTTCGTGGATGTGCTTAACGCATTCCCGGAAGGTAATGAGGACGAGGTGGTTGAAGGAGCCAAACAAATGTTTGACGCGATTTCCGCCATAGCCGAAATTGCCTATATTTGA
- a CDS encoding enoyl-CoA hydratase/isomerase family protein produces MNEPLVLYSVTDRIASITINRVEKRNALNPELVALLTESLLRASEDDEVKVIVLKANGKVFSAGADLAYLQQLQQNSYEENLADSENLKRLFTTIYYLPKIVIAQVEGHAIAGGCGLATVCDFVFAVPEANFGYTEVKLGFVPAIVSCFLVNKTSETIAKRILLTGELFSARQALEFGLITEVVEGHEIAGRVLELAQKLCTETSANSLMVTKQLIGQTNNPLLEKNLAFAVQINARVRDSEDFKRGVASFIKKVQIKW; encoded by the coding sequence ATGAATGAACCACTGGTTTTATACAGCGTTACGGACCGGATCGCTAGTATTACCATCAACAGGGTTGAAAAGCGAAACGCGCTGAACCCGGAACTTGTGGCTTTGCTTACGGAATCGCTTTTAAGGGCATCGGAAGATGATGAGGTGAAAGTGATCGTGCTGAAGGCCAACGGAAAAGTATTCAGCGCAGGGGCCGATCTGGCTTACCTGCAGCAACTGCAGCAAAATAGTTACGAGGAAAATCTGGCCGATTCTGAAAATCTGAAGCGTTTATTTACGACCATATATTATCTCCCTAAAATTGTGATCGCACAGGTGGAAGGCCATGCTATTGCGGGAGGATGCGGCCTGGCTACGGTATGCGATTTTGTGTTTGCGGTGCCGGAAGCAAATTTTGGATACACGGAGGTAAAGCTTGGCTTTGTGCCGGCCATTGTGTCCTGCTTCCTGGTAAACAAGACTTCTGAAACGATCGCCAAGCGGATTTTGCTTACAGGCGAGCTGTTTTCTGCCAGGCAGGCGCTTGAATTCGGCCTGATCACAGAGGTTGTTGAAGGCCATGAAATCGCCGGCCGTGTACTGGAACTTGCCCAAAAGCTTTGTACAGAGACATCCGCGAATTCGCTGATGGTGACCAAGCAACTGATCGGGCAGACCAACAATCCTTTGCTGGAAAAGAACCTGGCTTTTGCGGTGCAGATCAACGCACGTGTGCGTGACAGCGAAGATTTTAAGCGTGGCGTGGCTTCTTTTATTAAAAAGGTGCAGATCAAATGGTAA
- a CDS encoding LTA synthase family protein, with the protein MVNSLAFFARFFLFWLLFFVVDRLSFLLINMAAVSQFPFSETASVFVHALALDLSMCGYILVIPLLVFSFALLSGRKELGLRWLSFYDGFLVVIFSIISVANFNIYREWGTKMNAKAIDFAFGSPGEALASSASSPVFLTLFTLAVLIAFGLVLQRFVMPSKLRFGRIALAPRILVVLALFFGTFVMIRGGLKGSPMKQSMAYFSKEQILNHAAVNTPWNLLSSVLSSGKITKNPYVYLKPEQASAYVDSIYRVSKDTTVSILKNKRPNVVLIIIESFGADLTMTLGNEPGITPNFDAMIREGVLFSRIYASGSRTDKGIIATLAGFPTLAASSMMKWPDKMQKLPAISQSLFKQGYQTSFYYGGESEFDNYKAFILSHHYSRLVDRNNFDTPGKSTWGQFDEAVFSKQIAELRSEKQPFFSTLLTLTNHEPYVVPGKPKFGSADNKAKFKSTAFYTDSCIQAYIAEAKKQPWYSNTLFVFVADHAHAYPKDRFDVAVPERYHIPMLFYGEVIDKAYRGKQFDVTGSQTDLAATLLAQLALPAKDFRWSKNLLNPSVKPSAFFSWDNGSGFIYNKHYVTFDHVGQSVLHNSDEGDKPGSAEVLNMNKAYLQMVYQEFTDL; encoded by the coding sequence ATGGTAAACAGCCTGGCATTTTTTGCCAGATTCTTCCTGTTCTGGCTCTTGTTTTTTGTGGTGGACCGCCTCAGCTTTCTGTTGATCAATATGGCTGCTGTTAGTCAGTTTCCCTTTTCGGAAACCGCCTCGGTGTTTGTGCATGCGCTGGCGCTCGACTTATCGATGTGCGGTTATATCCTGGTCATACCCCTTCTTGTCTTTTCTTTTGCCCTGCTTAGCGGCAGAAAGGAATTGGGGCTGCGCTGGCTTTCGTTTTACGATGGCTTTCTGGTAGTTATCTTCAGCATTATTTCCGTTGCAAACTTTAATATTTACCGGGAATGGGGCACCAAGATGAATGCAAAGGCGATTGATTTCGCTTTCGGTTCCCCGGGCGAGGCGCTGGCGTCGAGTGCCTCCTCCCCTGTGTTTCTGACGCTGTTTACGCTTGCCGTGCTGATCGCTTTTGGATTGGTGCTGCAAAGATTTGTGATGCCGTCAAAACTGAGGTTTGGCCGGATTGCGCTTGCACCTCGCATTCTGGTGGTGCTGGCTTTATTTTTTGGTACGTTCGTCATGATCAGAGGTGGGCTTAAAGGTTCGCCTATGAAACAGAGTATGGCGTATTTCTCGAAAGAGCAGATCTTAAACCACGCTGCCGTGAATACGCCTTGGAATTTGCTTTCGAGCGTACTGTCGTCGGGCAAAATAACCAAAAATCCATATGTGTACCTGAAGCCTGAACAGGCCTCTGCTTATGTGGACAGCATATATCGGGTGAGTAAGGATACAACGGTGTCGATCCTGAAGAATAAGCGCCCGAATGTGGTTCTGATCATTATAGAAAGTTTTGGGGCCGACCTGACCATGACCCTGGGAAATGAACCGGGCATTACGCCGAACTTTGATGCTATGATCCGAGAGGGCGTGTTGTTTAGCCGCATCTATGCCTCGGGAAGTCGCACAGACAAAGGAATTATCGCTACGCTGGCAGGTTTCCCTACTCTGGCCGCCAGCAGTATGATGAAGTGGCCCGACAAGATGCAGAAGCTCCCGGCGATCTCTCAATCGCTTTTTAAGCAGGGCTACCAGACTTCTTTCTATTATGGTGGGGAATCGGAATTTGATAATTATAAGGCCTTTATTTTAAGCCATCATTACAGCAGGCTTGTCGACCGCAACAACTTTGACACTCCGGGCAAATCGACCTGGGGCCAGTTTGACGAGGCGGTTTTCAGCAAGCAGATTGCCGAACTGCGATCGGAGAAACAGCCTTTCTTTTCTACCCTGCTTACGCTCACGAACCATGAACCTTATGTGGTTCCTGGCAAACCTAAATTTGGTTCGGCTGATAATAAAGCGAAGTTTAAAAGCACGGCTTTTTATACGGATTCCTGCATTCAGGCTTATATTGCAGAGGCCAAAAAACAGCCTTGGTATAGCAACACGCTATTTGTATTTGTGGCCGACCATGCCCATGCCTATCCTAAGGACCGCTTTGATGTGGCTGTCCCGGAACGTTATCACATCCCGATGCTTTTCTACGGGGAGGTGATTGATAAGGCCTACAGGGGAAAGCAATTTGACGTAACGGGAAGTCAGACAGACCTTGCTGCTACCCTGCTCGCCCAGCTTGCCCTGCCAGCTAAAGATTTCAGGTGGAGCAAGAACCTGTTGAACCCGAGTGTAAAACCTTCGGCATTTTTTAGCTGGGACAATGGTTCGGGCTTTATCTATAACAAACATTATGTTACTTTTGATCATGTAGGTCAGTCGGTTTTGCATAACAGCGATGAGGGTGACAAACCGGGCAGTGCTGAGGTGTTAAATATGAACAAGGCTTACCTGCAAATGGTATATCAGGAATTTACTGATCTTTAA
- a CDS encoding S9 family peptidase, producing the protein MRYKHFVFALTAVVFSFFSAAAQDIKWKDGSSYYEISNGELVSITLPGGDRKVIVGRSLLYGNQNSGLTNFKDFAFSADGSKVLLYANAKKVWRYETRGDYFVADLKSNRITKLGKDKPASSLMFAKFSPDGNKVAYVSKHNLYVEDLTSGTITALTSDGTDRLINGTFDWAYEEEFDCRDGFRWSPDGKSIAYWQIDATRIKNFLMINNTDSIYAYTIPVEYPKVGENPSSCRIGVVSVNGGATSWLQVPGDMVQHYIPRMDWIPNSNEIILQQLNREQNVSKLFVASGSTGSVNNIFTETDKAWVDAGKPWHWLDEGKSFIWTSEKDGWRHLYRISRDGRKQTLITVGNYDVIETSLVDEENGLVYFMASPTNATQRYLYKTKLNGSGKAEMVTPSIMPGTHSYDISPGALFARHSYQNASVPPLTEWMRMTSLNPLTMEGSITNQLGRIKPPKNKVEFFKVTTADGVEMDGWMKKPDNFDQTKKYPVVFYVYGEPAGQTVTDTYGAGRNWLYAGDMAQDGYIYISVENRGAPAPKGREWRKSIFQKIGTLNVRDQAMAAQEILKWNFVDKDRVAVWGWSGGGSSTLNLLFQYPEIYKTGIAIAAVGNQLTYDNIYQERYMGSPLKSTEAYVKGSPVTHAKNLKGNLLYIHGTGDDNVHYQNAEMLINELVRHRKIFQLMAYPNRTHSINEGDGTSEHLALTYTRFLQTYCPPGGK; encoded by the coding sequence ATGAGATATAAACATTTTGTGTTTGCGTTAACCGCAGTCGTTTTTTCTTTCTTTAGCGCTGCTGCGCAGGACATCAAGTGGAAAGATGGCAGTTCGTATTATGAAATTTCTAACGGGGAGCTTGTTTCGATTACCCTGCCGGGGGGCGACCGCAAAGTGATCGTGGGGCGCAGCCTGTTGTATGGCAACCAGAACAGCGGTCTGACGAACTTCAAAGACTTCGCGTTTTCTGCGGATGGCTCGAAGGTGCTTTTGTATGCCAACGCGAAAAAGGTTTGGCGCTACGAGACCCGGGGCGACTATTTTGTGGCCGATCTGAAAAGCAACCGCATCACCAAACTGGGTAAGGATAAGCCGGCTTCGTCGCTGATGTTTGCGAAGTTTTCGCCGGACGGCAATAAGGTAGCTTATGTGAGTAAGCACAATCTGTATGTGGAGGATCTGACGAGCGGAACGATAACGGCATTGACGAGCGACGGGACGGACCGACTGATTAACGGTACGTTTGACTGGGCGTATGAAGAGGAATTTGACTGCCGGGACGGTTTCCGCTGGAGCCCGGACGGCAAATCCATTGCTTACTGGCAGATCGATGCGACGCGGATCAAGAATTTCCTGATGATCAACAACACGGATTCGATCTATGCCTATACCATTCCGGTTGAATACCCGAAGGTGGGCGAAAACCCTTCCTCCTGCCGCATTGGCGTGGTTAGCGTAAACGGCGGTGCCACAAGCTGGCTGCAGGTGCCGGGCGACATGGTTCAGCATTATATTCCGCGTATGGACTGGATCCCGAACAGCAATGAGATCATCTTGCAGCAGTTGAACCGCGAACAGAATGTAAGCAAGCTGTTCGTGGCTAGCGGGTCGACCGGCAGCGTGAACAATATTTTTACAGAAACAGATAAGGCCTGGGTAGATGCCGGAAAACCATGGCACTGGCTGGATGAAGGCAAAAGCTTTATCTGGACCAGCGAAAAGGACGGATGGCGTCATTTGTACAGGATCAGTCGCGACGGCCGCAAGCAAACGCTGATCACCGTTGGGAATTACGATGTGATAGAGACTTCGCTGGTGGATGAAGAGAACGGTTTGGTCTACTTTATGGCATCACCAACGAATGCCACGCAGCGGTATCTTTATAAAACGAAGTTGAACGGCTCGGGAAAGGCTGAAATGGTGACACCTTCTATCATGCCGGGAACACACAGCTACGACATCTCTCCGGGTGCCTTGTTTGCCCGACATAGTTATCAGAATGCCAGCGTTCCTCCGCTCACGGAATGGATGCGCATGACGAGTTTAAATCCGCTTACCATGGAAGGTAGTATTACCAATCAGCTGGGCCGCATTAAGCCACCTAAAAATAAGGTGGAGTTTTTTAAGGTGACGACTGCCGACGGCGTGGAGATGGATGGCTGGATGAAAAAGCCGGATAATTTCGATCAGACAAAAAAATACCCTGTGGTGTTCTACGTGTATGGCGAGCCTGCAGGGCAGACGGTTACCGACACTTACGGTGCAGGAAGAAACTGGCTGTATGCCGGTGATATGGCGCAGGACGGATATATCTACATCTCGGTGGAGAACCGGGGTGCACCGGCACCTAAGGGCAGGGAATGGCGCAAAAGTATTTTCCAGAAGATCGGTACACTTAACGTGCGCGACCAGGCGATGGCTGCCCAGGAGATTCTGAAATGGAATTTTGTGGATAAAGACCGGGTAGCGGTTTGGGGCTGGAGCGGCGGCGGTTCTTCTACCTTGAACCTCTTGTTCCAATATCCGGAAATATATAAGACCGGCATCGCGATAGCGGCTGTGGGCAATCAACTGACTTACGACAACATCTATCAGGAACGCTATATGGGGTCGCCGTTAAAGTCGACCGAGGCCTATGTGAAAGGATCACCTGTAACTCATGCCAAAAACCTGAAAGGGAATCTGCTTTATATACATGGTACGGGCGACGACAACGTGCACTATCAGAATGCGGAGATGCTGATCAATGAACTGGTAAGGCACAGGAAGATTTTCCAGCTGATGGCCTACCCGAACCGCACACACAGCATCAACGAAGGTGATGGTACTTCGGAACATTTGGCGCTGACTTACACGAGGTTCCTTCAAACGTATTGTCCGCCCGGAGGTAAATAG
- a CDS encoding MlaE family ABC transporter permease, with amino-acid sequence MNFRNIFITLYDVFQFIGRFFKEAFLPPYEGKELLKQCYDIGYKSLALISLTGFITGIVFTKQSRPSLAEFGATSWLPSLVGIALLRTLAPLLTSLIAAGKVGSSIGAELGSMRVTEQIDAMEVSATNPFKFLVSTRVLAATITIPILTFYTALVGMLGALLNVSLSEGTSAKLFFQASLESITFLDITASTIKAVIFGFTIGIVGCYQGYNSAKGTEGVGRAANASVVIGMFLIFIEEVVSVQFFGLFRS; translated from the coding sequence ATGAATTTTAGAAATATATTTATCACCCTTTATGATGTATTTCAGTTTATAGGGCGTTTTTTTAAAGAGGCTTTTCTGCCGCCCTATGAGGGCAAGGAATTGCTGAAGCAGTGTTATGATATTGGTTATAAGTCGCTCGCCCTTATTTCGCTAACCGGGTTCATCACCGGAATCGTTTTTACCAAGCAGTCGAGGCCTTCCCTGGCTGAGTTTGGCGCGACATCCTGGCTCCCTTCGCTGGTGGGTATTGCGCTGTTGCGTACCCTCGCTCCGCTCCTGACCTCGCTCATTGCGGCTGGGAAGGTTGGTTCGAGCATTGGCGCCGAACTGGGATCGATGCGGGTAACTGAACAAATTGATGCGATGGAAGTGTCGGCGACGAATCCTTTTAAATTCCTGGTGAGCACCCGAGTGCTTGCGGCGACGATAACTATCCCCATCCTGACCTTTTATACGGCTTTGGTAGGTATGCTGGGTGCATTGCTGAATGTGTCGCTTAGTGAGGGTACAAGCGCTAAACTGTTTTTTCAAGCTTCACTGGAGTCGATCACCTTTCTGGATATTACCGCTTCTACGATCAAGGCAGTGATCTTTGGTTTCACGATAGGTATTGTAGGCTGCTATCAGGGTTATAATTCGGCAAAGGGAACCGAAGGTGTAGGTAGAGCGGCGAATGCCTCGGTGGTGATCGGAATGTTCCTGATCTTTATTGAGGAAGTCGTTTCCGTTCAGTTCTTTGGTTTATTCAGAAGTTGA
- a CDS encoding ABC transporter ATP-binding protein, translated as MERQSGEKPESVIEIRDLYKSFGDYHVLRGVDLDLYKGENLVVLGKSGTGKSVLIKIVVGLLKPDRGRVSVLNSLIDQITYKELLELRLKVGFSFQNSALYDSMTVRENLEFPLVRNRRKLTKQEVSLAVEEMLDAVGLLQTINQMPSELSGGQRKRIGIARTLILKPEIMLYDEPTAGLDPITCLEINSLINEVQERFHTSSIIITHDLTCAKAVGDRVAMLLDGKFERQGTFEEVFDTTDPRVKPFYDYNFIQ; from the coding sequence ATGGAAAGACAAAGCGGGGAAAAACCGGAAAGCGTTATTGAAATACGGGATTTGTATAAGTCGTTTGGCGACTACCATGTTCTAAGGGGCGTCGACCTTGATCTGTATAAGGGCGAGAACCTTGTGGTGCTGGGTAAGTCGGGAACGGGTAAGTCGGTGCTGATCAAGATTGTGGTGGGTTTGCTTAAGCCCGATCGTGGGCGGGTAAGCGTATTGAACAGCCTCATTGATCAGATCACGTATAAAGAGTTGCTCGAACTGAGACTTAAGGTGGGGTTTTCATTCCAGAACAGTGCGCTGTACGACAGTATGACCGTGCGGGAGAACCTGGAATTTCCGTTGGTACGCAACCGTCGAAAGCTGACAAAACAAGAGGTGAGCCTGGCTGTGGAAGAGATGCTGGATGCGGTGGGTTTGCTGCAAACGATTAATCAGATGCCTTCGGAATTGTCGGGCGGTCAGCGTAAACGGATCGGTATTGCACGCACGCTGATCCTTAAACCGGAGATTATGCTCTATGATGAGCCAACGGCGGGACTGGATCCAATTACCTGCCTGGAAATAAATAGTTTAATTAATGAGGTGCAGGAACGGTTTCACACCAGTTCTATCATTATTACGCACGACCTTACCTGTGCTAAGGCGGTGGGCGATCGCGTAGCCATGCTCCTGGACGGGAAATTTGAGCGCCAGGGTACCTTTGAGGAGGTATTTGATACTACGGATCCTCGTGTGAAACCATTTTACGATTATAATTTTATACAATAG
- a CDS encoding MlaD family protein: MQATENRRKITVGIFILLGLVIFVVGIFTLGSQKKAFVKSFTVDVVFDDIQGLKAGNNVWFSGVKIGTIKKIQFYGTSQVQVFLNIEEEAHKYIHKDATASISSDGLIGNKIIVVTGGSPKFPFVEDGDRLRASTTLSTDDIMQTFQVNNKNLVDVTADFKVLARSLVEGKGTAGTLLSDEEVASNFKQIVANLKTTTASADRMARELDAFSKRLNTKGGLADKLLTDTAVFAQLESSVNELRKTAASAATLTENLNTASGKLNQTDNALGVLLNDEATAEQLKGIVRNMETSSKKLDENLEALQHNFLLRGFFKKRAREQAEAQKP; this comes from the coding sequence ATGCAGGCTACAGAGAATCGCAGGAAGATTACAGTGGGGATTTTTATTTTATTAGGACTGGTCATTTTTGTGGTGGGAATATTTACGCTCGGCTCGCAGAAAAAGGCTTTTGTGAAGAGCTTTACTGTGGACGTAGTGTTCGACGACATTCAGGGTTTGAAGGCCGGAAATAACGTTTGGTTCTCGGGCGTGAAGATCGGTACGATTAAGAAGATCCAGTTTTACGGAACATCGCAGGTGCAGGTTTTCCTGAATATTGAGGAGGAGGCCCATAAATACATCCACAAAGATGCTACGGCCAGCATCAGTTCAGATGGACTGATTGGCAACAAGATCATTGTGGTGACCGGGGGAAGTCCGAAGTTTCCTTTTGTGGAAGACGGCGACCGGTTGAGGGCAAGTACAACCTTGTCGACCGACGACATCATGCAGACTTTCCAGGTGAACAATAAAAACCTGGTGGATGTGACGGCTGACTTTAAGGTATTGGCACGGAGCCTCGTGGAAGGTAAGGGAACGGCGGGAACGCTTTTATCGGACGAGGAAGTGGCGTCGAATTTTAAACAGATTGTTGCGAACCTGAAAACGACAACGGCTTCGGCCGACAGGATGGCGCGTGAGCTCGATGCTTTCTCGAAAAGATTGAATACTAAGGGCGGGCTTGCCGACAAGCTGCTTACGGATACCGCCGTGTTTGCCCAGTTGGAATCGTCGGTTAACGAACTGCGCAAGACTGCCGCTTCGGCCGCTACCCTTACGGAAAATCTGAACACGGCATCTGGCAAACTGAACCAAACGGACAATGCGCTGGGTGTTTTACTGAACGACGAGGCGACTGCAGAACAGCTGAAGGGAATTGTGAGGAATATGGAGACCAGCAGCAAAAAGCTTGATGAGAATCTGGAGGCGCTGCAGCACAATTTCCTGTTGCGCGGCTTCTTTAAAAAGCGTGCGAGGGAACAGGCTGAAGCACAAAAACCATAA
- a CDS encoding aldose 1-epimerase family protein, protein MNMIILENDILKVCIAEKGAELQSLVNKQTGKEYMWSGNPDFWGKFSPVLFPIVGGLKDNRYTVGRSEYSLPRHGFARDQVFQLKEEGDSYATFTLGHSDQTLKVYPFAFTLNIKYTLDGAAVVCSYEVVNPGDEQLWFSIGAHPAFAIDTSVANFSDYYLEFNRDNELVRHLLRKDLISEETETIPLDNKTLQLSHKLFQEDALVMKSMKSDRIRLGNVKNGNGIDFSFKDFPFFGIWSAPNADFVCLEPWCGIADEVGHNQRLEEKTGIMSLAAGATWQRSWSVTTF, encoded by the coding sequence ATGAATATGATTATTCTGGAAAACGATATTCTTAAGGTATGCATCGCAGAAAAGGGTGCCGAATTACAAAGCCTGGTGAACAAGCAAACCGGGAAGGAATATATGTGGAGCGGTAACCCCGACTTTTGGGGTAAGTTTAGTCCTGTTCTATTCCCTATTGTTGGCGGGTTGAAGGATAACCGTTATACCGTTGGCCGCAGTGAATATAGCTTGCCGCGACATGGCTTTGCGCGCGACCAGGTTTTTCAGTTAAAGGAGGAAGGAGATTCATATGCTACGTTTACGCTTGGCCACAGCGATCAAACGCTTAAGGTGTATCCCTTTGCATTTACGCTGAACATCAAATATACATTAGACGGCGCTGCTGTGGTGTGCAGCTATGAGGTTGTTAATCCTGGTGACGAGCAGCTTTGGTTTTCTATCGGGGCACATCCTGCATTTGCGATAGACACCTCTGTGGCTAACTTTTCGGACTATTATCTGGAGTTTAACCGGGACAATGAACTTGTGAGGCATTTGCTTAGGAAGGATCTGATTTCTGAGGAGACTGAGACGATTCCATTGGACAACAAGACTTTACAACTTTCGCACAAATTGTTTCAGGAAGACGCGCTGGTCATGAAGTCGATGAAGAGCGACCGGATCAGGCTTGGCAATGTTAAAAACGGAAATGGTATCGATTTCAGTTTTAAGGACTTCCCATTCTTCGGTATCTGGTCGGCCCCCAACGCTGATTTTGTTTGCCTGGAACCCTGGTGTGGCATAGCTGATGAGGTGGGTCATAATCAGCGCCTGGAAGAAAAAACCGGCATCATGTCACTCGCGGCCGGGGCGACATGGCAAAGAAGCTGGTCGGTAACTACTTTTTAA
- a CDS encoding GAF domain-containing sensor histidine kinase produces the protein MGMQPVSNIASNEALRVKALYKYRILDTVSEPCYDKLTRLAARHFNVPLVFISIVDEGRIWFKSKYGFQAEQINRADGLCGTAIMYDDVYVIENALLHAEAVSSPLVQAHGLQFYAAAPLKTKEGFNLGTFCIMDVQPRSLSPEDIDTLIDFRDLVMEQIELRYTSELASVGNRQLLHTTAHDLKNPLTTIPVRADLIKLKKGDPEMVDKMCDQIKASVLNIVHIIDELLDSGAVEAGKTRLLLVKLNASALIANVIAMNQPLADRKNQVIEFINPDDIYIRADESKLSEVIDNLLNNAIKYSPQHTRITVTIRTGSNGQVIVSVADQGQGLTEEDKSNLFQRFTRLSAQPTGGERSTGLGLSIVKAMVEAHGGRIWAESEGKGKGAIFNMSLPADLKK, from the coding sequence ATGGGCATGCAACCTGTTTCAAACATAGCTTCAAACGAAGCGTTAAGGGTTAAGGCTCTGTATAAATACCGGATTTTAGATACGGTTTCAGAGCCATGCTATGACAAACTAACCCGACTCGCCGCCAGACATTTTAACGTTCCTTTGGTATTTATCAGTATCGTAGACGAGGGACGTATTTGGTTCAAATCAAAATATGGCTTTCAGGCAGAACAAATAAACAGGGCGGATGGACTCTGCGGAACTGCGATTATGTATGACGATGTATATGTGATCGAAAACGCGCTGCTTCATGCAGAGGCTGTTTCCAGTCCGCTCGTTCAGGCTCACGGACTACAGTTCTATGCCGCTGCGCCCCTAAAAACAAAAGAAGGGTTTAATCTTGGTACCTTTTGCATCATGGACGTGCAGCCGCGTTCACTTTCGCCGGAAGATATTGACACACTGATTGATTTCCGGGACCTGGTTATGGAGCAGATTGAGCTCAGATATACATCAGAACTAGCCTCGGTGGGCAACAGACAGCTTTTGCATACCACTGCACACGATCTTAAGAATCCGCTTACCACCATTCCGGTCCGCGCGGATCTGATCAAACTCAAGAAAGGCGATCCGGAAATGGTCGACAAAATGTGCGACCAGATCAAAGCTTCGGTGTTAAATATCGTGCATATCATCGACGAGCTGCTGGACTCCGGAGCCGTCGAGGCGGGCAAGACCAGACTGTTGCTCGTCAAGCTTAACGCATCAGCGCTCATCGCCAACGTTATTGCAATGAACCAGCCGCTGGCCGACCGCAAAAATCAGGTTATAGAGTTTATAAATCCGGACGACATCTATATACGGGCCGACGAGAGCAAGCTCTCCGAGGTAATTGACAATCTGCTCAACAATGCCATCAAATATTCGCCGCAGCACACACGTATAACCGTAACCATACGTACCGGCAGCAACGGTCAGGTCATCGTTTCTGTGGCCGATCAGGGACAGGGACTTACCGAAGAAGATAAATCAAACCTATTTCAGCGTTTTACGCGTCTAAGTGCCCAGCCCACAGGAGGGGAAAGGTCTACCGGTCTCGGCCTGTCCATCGTTAAAGCGATGGTTGAGGCGCACGGCGGCAGGATCTGGGCAGAAAGCGAAGGAAAAGGTAAAGGCGCCATATTTAATATGTCGCTGCCTGCAGACCTTAAAAAGTAG